A genomic segment from Malus domestica chromosome 05, GDT2T_hap1 encodes:
- the LOC114825062 gene encoding metacaspase-1-like, with protein sequence MKVEMEALEKNSTWDLVPLPNEKKIVGCRWVFTIKHKADGSIDRYKARIVAKGYTQTYEVDYQETFAHVAKLNTVRVLLSLAANQDDLYCSLMLRMLSFMLVRIDKHKKAPSFPKLELEMASRIERCNGCGRKLVVPLQAQIIRCGACQGVPRINRTSINPLIRASHDSINHAVNRLKSQMTRVMTMPSPNAGRPANPRYYHHQLSRPSVPKPLMPPSTHGRKLAVLCGVSYNGKSYKLQGTVNDVQCMKYFLVDRLGFPTASILMLTEYETDPFRIPTKQNMRMALQWLMQGCQSGDSLLFHFSGHGSTQHDFSNDEIDGNDETVCPVDFETEGMIIDDEINATIVRPVPHGAKLHAIVDACHSGTVLDLRFVCRINREGYSWEDQQYSPIYKGTSGGPAVFISACDDHQKSADTTVLSGDTSTGALTYSFIQAAENDRGSTYGSLLNAMRHKIREAKTGIDMVKYLSKNHLVD encoded by the exons atgaaagttgagatggaagctttggaaaagaattctacttgggatttggttcctttaccaaacGAGAAGAAAATCGTTGGATGTAGATGGGTAtttactattaagcacaaagcaGACGGTTCTATTGACCGGTATAAAGCCAGAAtagttgctaagggttatactcaaacctatgaGGTGGATTATCAGGAGACTTTTGCTCatgttgccaaacttaatacTGTACGTGTTCTTCTGTCATTAGCAGCAAATCAGGATGACCTCTAttgcagtttgatgttaagaatgctttccttcatg TTGGTACGTATAGACAAGCACAAAAAGGCACCCTCATTCCCTAAGCTAGAACTTGAAATGGCAAGTCGGATTGAGAGGTGCAATGGGTGTGGACGGAAACTTGTAGTGCCATTACAAGCACAAATCATTCGTTGTGGTGCGTGTCAAGGCGTCCCGCGCATCAATCGAACATCCATCAATCCTCTGATTCGAGCGAGCCATGATTCAATAAACCACGCTGTCAACCGTCTTAAAAGCCAAATGACTAGGGTGATGACCATGCCCTCCCCGAATGCGGGCCGCCCTGCTAATCCTAGATACTACCATCATCAGCTGTCCCGGCCATCAGTACCAAAACCCTTGATGCCACCTTCGACGCATGGAAGAAAGCTCGCGGTGCTGTGTGGAGTGAGTTACAATGGGAAAAGTTACAAGCTCCAAGGAACGGTGAACGATGTTCAGTGCATGAAATACTTTCTTGTTGACAGATTGGGATTTCCAACTGCTTCCATACTCATGCTCACAG AATATGAGACAGACCCTTTCAGGAtcccaacaaaacaaaacatgcgTATGGCGTTACAGTGGTTGATGCAGGGCTGCCAATCAGGAGACTCGTTGTTGTTCCACTTCTCTGGCCATGGCTCAACCCAGCATGACTTTTCGAATGATGAGATTGACGGCAATGATGAAACGGTGTGCCCTGTTGATTTTGAGACCGAGGGGATGATCATTGATGATGAAATTAACGCCACCATTGTTAGGCCGGTGCCCCATGGTGCCAAACTTCATGCCATTGTCGATGCCTGCCATAGTGGAACTGTTCTTGACCTACGATTTGTTTGCAGGATCAACAG AGAAGGATATTCGTGGGAAGATCAACAATACTCGCCTATTTATAAGGGCACAAGTGGTGGACCAGCTGTCTTCATAAGCGCTTGTGACGACCATCAAAAATCTGCAGACACCACT GTTTTGTCTGGAGACACTTCAACGGGTGCCTTGACTTATAGCTTTATCCAAGCAGCGGAAAATGATCGCGGATCGACATATGGCTCTTTACTGAATGCTATGCGCCACAAAATTCGTGAAGCTAAAACTGGCATTGATATGGTTAAGTATCTTTCCAAGAATCATTTAGTTGATTAA